From Dethiobacter alkaliphilus AHT 1, a single genomic window includes:
- a CDS encoding helix-turn-helix domain-containing protein, whose translation MQEYFTVTEVAEMKNVNPETVRRWLRNGKIKGERLGGTKSGWRIHRSELYPEETHMEQRIVELIKNMLEDRAMFNQFARDVLYLLKKTTRQLMPEETSEMFLARTNAKDADLTAELWQSRVLEQKEMLEEVCGTLERNYETFKKQWQTNAK comes from the coding sequence GTGCAGGAATACTTTACGGTAACCGAAGTTGCTGAAATGAAGAATGTGAACCCGGAAACGGTACGCCGCTGGCTGCGCAACGGTAAAATTAAAGGTGAACGACTGGGAGGAACCAAGTCGGGATGGCGCATCCACCGCTCAGAACTGTATCCGGAAGAAACCCACATGGAGCAGCGTATAGTGGAGCTGATTAAAAACATGCTGGAAGACAGAGCCATGTTTAATCAGTTTGCCCGTGATGTACTTTACTTGTTAAAAAAAACCACCAGGCAGTTAATGCCCGAGGAAACGTCGGAGATGTTTCTGGCACGCACCAATGCCAAAGACGCAGACCTCACCGCCGAACTATGGCAAAGTCGCGTCCTTGAGCAAAAGGAAATGCTGGAAGAAGTCTGTGGTACTCTGGAACGTAATTATGAAACATTCAAAAAGCAATGGCAAACCAATGCCAAATGA
- a CDS encoding Rqc2 family fibronectin-binding protein, whose product MSYDGITMAAVCSELSKKLDGARIDKISQPQALEITLHMRTRENSYLLTCSADSSFPRVHLATHKPDNPPVAPPFCMLLRKHLSGARLLSVEQVGLERILVLTFRSYDDFGNQAKKSLICEIMGKHSNLILTMPHEGGPQILGAAKIVTEAMSRHRAVMPGEPYIEPPQQDKLDLFSLTEEALAEKLINLDELPPERAVVSSVMGVGMETAREIAYRAAGGEAAHPVEMARALTVELRNLAQDLQNNKTQCCIARPPGKKPFFAPLMLKRIPADYLTCYPSVNEGLDVFFQERRHSRREQELKSRLLQVAKSAVSRAEKKKRLQEAELLEMAGADRYRIFGELLTASIHLIPSGSKVAEVPNYYAENQEPMSIPLNPALSAQANAQRYFKKYRKLKDGEKILKGRLEETTNELAYLESLLISIEHADLEALLEIREEMEATGLIQIQREKKKRADTQASPLHFVSVDGIDIYVGRNNKQNDRLTLKDASGGHIWLHTKDIPGAHVVIKHVDPPETTLVEAARLAARFSRASASANVPVDYTQVKHVRKPKGAKPGMVIYDHHQTLFVTPKT is encoded by the coding sequence ATGTCTTACGACGGTATTACCATGGCCGCTGTCTGCAGTGAACTAAGCAAGAAACTGGACGGCGCCCGTATCGATAAAATATCTCAGCCACAGGCGCTGGAGATTACCCTGCATATGCGCACCAGGGAAAATAGTTATTTATTAACCTGTAGTGCCGATTCCTCTTTTCCCCGTGTCCACCTTGCCACCCACAAACCGGACAACCCGCCGGTGGCCCCGCCTTTTTGCATGCTGCTGCGCAAGCATTTAAGCGGTGCGCGGCTCTTGAGTGTAGAACAGGTGGGACTGGAGCGTATTCTGGTCCTCACCTTCCGTTCCTATGATGATTTTGGTAATCAGGCCAAAAAGTCATTAATCTGCGAAATTATGGGTAAGCATTCCAACCTGATTCTTACCATGCCCCATGAAGGGGGCCCGCAGATTCTGGGAGCAGCAAAAATTGTTACCGAGGCCATGAGCAGGCACCGGGCAGTTATGCCGGGAGAGCCTTATATCGAACCGCCTCAACAGGATAAACTGGATCTTTTTTCCCTTACTGAAGAGGCTTTGGCGGAAAAACTTATTAATCTGGATGAGCTACCCCCGGAACGTGCAGTGGTTTCCTCTGTAATGGGAGTGGGCATGGAAACGGCCCGGGAAATTGCCTATCGGGCTGCCGGCGGCGAAGCAGCCCACCCGGTGGAAATGGCCCGGGCTCTAACTGTGGAATTACGTAATCTGGCCCAAGACCTGCAAAATAATAAAACACAGTGCTGCATAGCCAGACCGCCCGGCAAGAAACCGTTTTTTGCTCCCCTTATGTTAAAGCGAATTCCGGCCGATTATCTGACCTGCTATCCTTCCGTCAATGAAGGACTGGATGTTTTCTTTCAGGAGCGCCGCCACAGCCGGCGGGAGCAGGAACTAAAAAGCCGCCTGCTGCAGGTGGCCAAGTCTGCAGTCTCCCGGGCAGAAAAAAAGAAACGGCTACAGGAAGCCGAGCTTTTGGAAATGGCAGGCGCTGACCGTTACCGTATCTTTGGCGAGTTGCTTACTGCCAGTATCCATCTGATTCCAAGCGGCAGCAAAGTGGCAGAAGTACCAAACTATTATGCTGAAAACCAGGAGCCCATGAGTATCCCTCTGAATCCGGCCCTCTCAGCTCAGGCCAACGCCCAGCGCTATTTCAAAAAGTACAGAAAACTAAAAGACGGTGAAAAAATACTTAAAGGCCGGTTAGAGGAAACAACCAATGAACTTGCTTATTTGGAGTCACTTCTGATATCCATTGAACATGCCGACCTGGAAGCACTACTGGAAATCCGGGAAGAAATGGAAGCGACAGGTCTGATCCAAATACAGCGGGAGAAAAAGAAACGAGCCGACACTCAGGCCAGCCCGCTGCATTTTGTTTCGGTGGATGGGATAGATATTTACGTGGGCAGAAACAACAAACAAAATGACCGCCTTACTTTAAAAGATGCCTCTGGCGGCCACATCTGGCTGCATACCAAAGACATTCCCGGAGCCCATGTGGTAATAAAACACGTGGACCCGCCGGAAACAACCCTGGTGGAAGCAGCCCGACTGGCCGCTCGCTTCAGCCGTGCCTCAGCCTCAGCCAATGTACCGGTAGATTATACTCAGGTTAAACACGTGCGCAAACCCAAAGGAGCAAAACCGGGGATGGTCATCTATGACCACCACCAAACGCTGTTTGTTACCCCCAAAACCTGA
- a CDS encoding calcium-translocating P-type ATPase, SERCA-type — MSQLPWSSMSFNDTTRHFQTRPESGLSSKEAAGRLEKNGHNVLAQAKKVSPVILFLYQFRDFMVLVLLAATLLSAALGEYTDAIVIIGIVIVNAILGFVQEYRAEQSLEALRGMTAPTARTVRDGVRREIPAEELVPGDLVILEAGDRIPADIRLGEVRQLAVNEAPLTGESEPVVKQVEALEDSGASLGDRFNMAFMGTLAVSGRASGIVVATGMKTEMGRVADLIQGAEEMATPLQKRLEQMGHYLVGICVLVCALVVLLGLSQGLPPYKMFMAGISLAVAAIPEGLPAVVTIALAIGVQRMVRKNAIVRRLPAVETLGCATVICSDKTGTLTQNKMNVRELWTAGQSYQVEGDGYSPQGEFLAGKQSIKPEQDPALLLALTVAALCNNAELRKGPVEIKPMWRSRSRAQWSVDGDPTEGALLVAAARAGLWRQDLERQITRQGEIPFDGTRKRMSVLYSGAKGPVLYMKGAPETVLARCSQIYLDGKVVKLTQSLRQKVMVQNETMAGMALRNLAMAYKPLPHTRAEISESMEEDLIFVGLFGMMDPPRPEVLPAIKKCHTAGIKTVMITGDHKTTAMAIARMLRMLPDKGNVLTGAELDKISDNKLEQMVESTYVYARVTPEHKLRIVRALKRCGHIVGMTGDGVNDAPAVKEADIGIAMGNTGTDVTREAAALVLADDNFTTIVGAVEEGRSIYDNIRKFIRFLLACNTGEILTMLVAMLMGLPLPLRAIQILWINLVTDGLPAMALGVDPVEKGVMERQPRSPREGIFSQGLWQKIVGRGTLIGLTTVAVFAWSLEQGMELEAARTMAFATLIVAQLIYVFDCRSERSYFWQVGLFSNPWLIAAVLSSFGLLLVVMYHPMLAEVFTTVPLQMEQWAIIFGASVFPTILNYALSIGKALIFPRAAAAKK; from the coding sequence ATGAGTCAACTCCCTTGGTCCAGTATGTCTTTTAATGATACCACCCGGCATTTCCAGACCAGGCCCGAAAGCGGCCTTTCATCAAAGGAGGCAGCCGGCAGGCTGGAGAAAAACGGCCATAATGTGTTGGCGCAGGCCAAAAAAGTCTCACCTGTAATTTTATTTTTGTACCAGTTCCGTGATTTTATGGTGCTGGTGCTTTTGGCCGCCACACTGCTGTCTGCTGCCCTGGGGGAATATACCGATGCCATTGTGATTATAGGCATTGTCATTGTTAATGCCATCCTGGGATTTGTTCAGGAATATCGGGCGGAACAATCGCTGGAAGCCCTGCGCGGCATGACGGCGCCCACGGCCCGGACGGTGCGTGACGGCGTGCGGCGGGAGATACCCGCAGAAGAGTTGGTACCCGGAGACTTGGTGATTCTGGAGGCCGGTGACAGAATTCCTGCGGATATTCGTCTGGGAGAAGTTCGCCAACTGGCGGTGAATGAAGCACCGCTGACCGGGGAATCGGAGCCGGTGGTTAAGCAGGTTGAAGCGCTGGAGGACTCCGGTGCATCTTTGGGAGACAGGTTTAACATGGCCTTCATGGGGACACTGGCTGTCAGCGGCAGGGCCAGCGGTATTGTGGTGGCAACGGGGATGAAGACGGAAATGGGGCGTGTGGCGGACCTGATACAGGGCGCTGAAGAGATGGCCACACCGCTGCAGAAGCGCTTGGAGCAGATGGGACACTATCTGGTTGGTATTTGTGTGCTTGTCTGTGCACTGGTTGTACTTTTGGGCCTGTCTCAGGGCCTGCCGCCATACAAAATGTTTATGGCCGGGATTTCCCTGGCGGTGGCGGCTATTCCCGAAGGATTACCCGCTGTGGTAACCATAGCGCTGGCCATAGGTGTGCAGCGCATGGTGAGAAAAAACGCCATTGTCCGGCGACTGCCTGCGGTGGAGACACTGGGCTGCGCCACCGTTATCTGCTCCGATAAGACGGGGACATTAACGCAGAACAAGATGAATGTCCGGGAACTGTGGACTGCGGGACAGAGTTATCAGGTTGAGGGCGATGGTTATTCACCTCAGGGAGAGTTTCTGGCCGGCAAACAAAGTATTAAACCAGAGCAGGATCCGGCGCTGCTTTTGGCCCTCACCGTGGCCGCATTATGTAACAATGCTGAATTGCGCAAAGGCCCCGTTGAAATAAAGCCCATGTGGCGCAGCCGCAGTAGGGCACAATGGTCCGTTGACGGAGATCCCACCGAAGGGGCGCTACTGGTGGCCGCTGCCCGGGCCGGATTGTGGAGGCAGGATTTGGAGCGCCAGATTACCAGGCAGGGTGAAATACCTTTTGATGGGACCCGGAAAAGAATGTCGGTTCTGTATTCAGGTGCTAAAGGGCCGGTACTGTATATGAAAGGGGCTCCGGAAACGGTGCTGGCACGGTGCAGCCAGATTTATCTTGACGGCAAAGTGGTTAAACTGACCCAGTCGTTGCGCCAGAAGGTAATGGTACAAAATGAAACCATGGCAGGCATGGCCCTGCGAAATTTGGCCATGGCTTATAAGCCTCTTCCCCATACCAGAGCAGAAATTTCCGAATCCATGGAGGAAGACCTGATTTTTGTGGGCCTTTTTGGGATGATGGATCCTCCCCGGCCGGAAGTGCTTCCCGCCATTAAGAAATGCCATACAGCGGGAATCAAAACGGTTATGATTACAGGAGATCATAAAACCACCGCCATGGCCATCGCCCGGATGCTGCGCATGCTGCCGGATAAAGGTAACGTTCTGACCGGGGCGGAGCTGGATAAGATAAGTGATAACAAGCTGGAACAAATGGTGGAGAGTACTTATGTCTATGCCCGGGTGACTCCGGAGCATAAACTGCGGATTGTCCGGGCCCTGAAACGTTGCGGCCATATTGTGGGTATGACCGGAGACGGGGTCAATGACGCGCCGGCGGTGAAAGAAGCGGATATCGGTATAGCCATGGGTAATACCGGCACCGATGTAACCCGGGAAGCGGCGGCATTGGTGTTGGCCGACGATAATTTCACCACCATTGTGGGTGCGGTGGAAGAAGGCCGCAGTATTTATGATAATATTCGGAAATTTATCCGTTTTCTCCTGGCCTGTAACACCGGGGAAATACTCACCATGTTGGTGGCCATGTTGATGGGGCTGCCTCTGCCGCTGCGTGCCATTCAGATTTTATGGATTAACCTGGTGACCGACGGCTTGCCGGCCATGGCCCTTGGTGTGGATCCGGTGGAAAAAGGCGTTATGGAGCGCCAGCCCCGTTCTCCCCGGGAAGGAATCTTTTCTCAGGGGCTTTGGCAAAAGATTGTGGGGCGCGGCACACTGATTGGACTGACCACGGTGGCGGTATTTGCCTGGTCCCTGGAGCAGGGCATGGAGCTGGAGGCGGCAAGAACCATGGCTTTTGCCACTCTGATTGTGGCACAGCTAATCTATGTTTTTGATTGCCGCAGTGAACGTAGCTACTTTTGGCAGGTGGGGTTGTTTTCTAATCCCTGGCTTATTGCCGCAGTCCTGTCATCCTTTGGATTGCTCCTGGTGGTTATGTACCATCCTATGCTGGCAGAGGTGTTTACCACCGTACCCCTGCAGATGGAGCAGTGGGCCATTATCTTTGGCGCTTCCGTTTTTCCCACCATCTTAAATTATGCTCTCAGTATCGGCAAAGCATTGATATTTCCGCGGGCGGCCGCCGCGAAAAAATAA
- a CDS encoding YicC/YloC family endoribonuclease: MIRSMTGYGQADSAPDESIRFKVEMRSVNHRYLDVSIRMPREIQSLEDRVRRSVQKRVSRGRVDVFINWKLDSADAVSVTVDRGLVLAYQQALTEMSEVCSLDEKPGLDLLSRFPDVLRVEKEQTDADEIWQQLEPVLLRAIDGLLSQRREEGERLAADFRKRLDAVEETSKQVEKRAPSVVEEYRNKLQDRLNEYLGQAEMDPARVLTEAAVFADRSNVTEELVRLASHLTAFRETLQTEEPVGRKLDFLTQELFREINTIGSKANDYEIASLVVNMKTELEKIREQVQNIE; the protein is encoded by the coding sequence ATGATACGAAGCATGACCGGCTATGGCCAGGCCGACAGCGCCCCTGATGAAAGCATCAGGTTTAAAGTGGAAATGCGTTCTGTAAATCATCGTTACCTGGACGTTTCCATCCGCATGCCCCGGGAAATTCAGTCCCTGGAAGACCGTGTGCGCCGCAGTGTGCAAAAGCGAGTCAGCCGCGGCAGGGTGGATGTGTTTATTAACTGGAAACTGGATTCGGCAGATGCGGTCAGTGTTACGGTGGACCGTGGACTGGTGTTGGCTTATCAGCAAGCATTAACGGAAATGTCGGAGGTTTGTTCTCTGGACGAGAAGCCGGGGCTTGATTTATTGTCCCGGTTTCCCGATGTTTTGCGCGTGGAAAAAGAACAGACCGATGCCGATGAAATCTGGCAGCAGTTGGAACCGGTGCTATTGCGGGCCATCGACGGCCTGCTGTCACAGCGCAGGGAGGAAGGAGAGCGGCTGGCGGCAGATTTTCGCAAAAGGCTGGATGCGGTGGAAGAGACTTCTAAGCAGGTGGAAAAACGGGCACCTTCTGTGGTGGAGGAATACCGTAACAAACTGCAGGACAGGCTTAACGAGTATCTGGGTCAGGCTGAAATGGACCCGGCCCGTGTGCTGACAGAAGCTGCAGTATTTGCAGACCGCAGCAATGTCACCGAGGAACTGGTGCGCCTTGCCAGTCATCTAACCGCTTTTCGTGAAACACTGCAGACAGAAGAGCCGGTGGGGCGTAAACTGGATTTTCTGACCCAGGAGCTGTTTCGGGAAATTAACACCATTGGCTCCAAAGCAAATGACTATGAAATTGCCAGCTTGGTGGTGAATATGAAAACGGAGTTGGAAAAAATCCGTGAGCAGGTACAAAATATCGAATAA
- the remA gene encoding extracellular matrix/biofilm regulator RemA translates to MQIKLINIGFGNIVSANRIIAIVSPESAPIKRVITEARDRGMLIDATYGRRTRAVIIADSGHVVLSAVQPETVKHRLHTKEASAVEEEE, encoded by the coding sequence TTGCAAATCAAGCTGATTAATATTGGGTTTGGCAATATTGTCTCCGCTAACCGTATTATTGCTATTGTAAGCCCGGAATCCGCCCCTATCAAACGGGTGATTACCGAGGCGCGAGACCGGGGTATGCTCATTGACGCTACATACGGACGCAGAACCCGTGCTGTGATTATTGCCGACAGTGGACATGTGGTGCTCTCTGCGGTACAGCCGGAAACAGTTAAACACAGATTACACACTAAAGAAGCCAGCGCTGTAGAAGAAGAAGAATAA
- the gmk gene encoding guanylate kinase, translating to MTRQGLLIVISGPSGAGKGTVCRALLEKCPELVLSVSKTTRQPRAGEEDGVNYFFVSREDFEDSIANGDFLEYAYVYGQYYGTPRSTVENLLNDGRDVILEIDTQGAMKVMEAFSAGIFIFLMPPSGEELRSRIINRGTESEESLNRRLSAAANEVSLAPKYDYIVVNDRVESARDKIAAIIQAEKLQVSRNSDLIEAIAEEVKS from the coding sequence TTGACCAGACAGGGATTACTGATTGTCATCTCCGGCCCTTCAGGCGCGGGGAAAGGTACGGTTTGCAGGGCTCTGCTGGAAAAATGTCCGGAATTGGTCCTATCCGTGTCCAAGACAACACGACAACCCCGTGCCGGTGAAGAGGACGGGGTCAACTATTTTTTTGTCAGCCGTGAGGATTTTGAAGATTCCATTGCCAACGGGGATTTTCTGGAATATGCATACGTGTACGGCCAGTATTACGGAACACCGCGCAGTACGGTGGAAAATCTGTTAAATGACGGCCGCGATGTGATTTTGGAAATTGATACCCAGGGGGCAATGAAAGTAATGGAGGCCTTTTCTGCCGGCATCTTCATATTCCTGATGCCGCCTTCGGGAGAAGAATTGCGTTCTCGCATTATAAACCGCGGTACAGAGTCGGAAGAAAGTCTTAACCGCCGCCTGTCTGCCGCGGCCAATGAAGTTTCACTGGCACCCAAATACGATTACATTGTGGTTAATGATCGGGTGGAAAGTGCCCGGGATAAGATTGCGGCCATTATTCAGGCAGAGAAACTGCAGGTATCACGGAACAGCGACCTGATTGAGGCCATTGCCGAGGAGGTTAAATCATGA
- the rpoZ gene encoding DNA-directed RNA polymerase subunit omega — MIYPSIDTLIKKVDSKYTLVIAAAKRARMLNEDAPRLIDTKSIKDVSIALEEIAADKIGYDRIKKQGG; from the coding sequence ATGATTTATCCGTCCATTGATACATTAATTAAAAAAGTAGACAGTAAATATACGTTGGTTATTGCAGCAGCCAAACGTGCCAGGATGTTAAACGAGGATGCTCCCCGCCTGATTGATACTAAATCCATTAAGGATGTATCCATCGCGCTGGAAGAGATTGCTGCGGATAAAATCGGCTACGACCGGATTAAGAAACAGGGGGGCTAA